Proteins from a genomic interval of Yarrowia lipolytica chromosome 1E, complete sequence:
- a CDS encoding uncharacterized protein (Compare to YALI0E34727g, weakly similar to uniprot|P07866 Saccharomyces cerevisiae YAL024c LTE1 GDP/GTP exchange factor, similar to Saccharomyces cerevisiae LTE1 (YAL024C); ancestral locus Anc_7.74) translates to MNTPRAAPNTVRLGPEGQLLGGSPPDIVEYLTSPHTLDYTLMSDFFLTYRMFMDATELLGLLLGRLEWAIGVQNEVNKALRQSQNARNSEKGRDVCVRTFVVLRHWVLNFFADDFVPSHTIRSMFADTLNRLNDSSMVQQDANSQRIVFQLKSIWTKSVSMYWNVPQDLATIYSGGLVGEKLVVENKNANQRLSLKQPHVRRKTILSLYQDIPVYNPETAEGASNSGNESIPSIWTNSSIDGIADDDHPLKRGHSTINGHIIRGGIAAPRNAGLTLIQPPTPIKSFKTAEGSLVSSPEVKDILQKKDARSRSTRQSLNMKLVRFATRLIGEHEMEELSREHVSPRVTESISLDLRYDVLGQRVLQELRHLVESKEKQLNNKAQNDEVFEGFTFANEGNNGSQTNEVDGLDGQAGQEDNSAGRESSKSYVSYTSSLDFDFNLVSTPQKSPTRLKKQQRYSNLNFNSPTKQPRSPTKENRGKLTPSFIEAINYSVRNSDVGNVTESCGMFGVDAEAVAGLAQIPDDTTEEDAIVAALQKLEGTYVKGEKKKQRTKEGDVAQQMQDEGIEDESRDENDLQNSIIGLYDDDESLDPSMVQNVSDLDIPAGFKPSKSLGRRPSPNLNVDVSGGPSDSYLPDAIEFGASSIPDLFSNGRHLPFILNYDAETLAQHMTLIERDSLAEVDWKELIEARWNKKLEPVQSWTSYLVAKTNIGVDMVITRFNLVVNWVISEILLTKRLAERICVVSRFIHIAFLCREMQNFATLMQIVLALSSSHVSRLKETWQHILPQDKKILAELEQIVVPLKNFHNLRQEFVSIDPEKGCIPFVGLSLSDLTFNNERLKLSENGDVNFEQYKTSASIVKSLIQCIEWSKNYRFQSDVDIVAKCLYLQCLTSAEMDQCFEYLVDP, encoded by the coding sequence ATGAACACACCGAGGGCGGCGCCGAATACAGTCCGACTGGGGCCCGAAGGACAGCTTCTGGGAGGGTCCCCGCCAGACATAGTGGAATACCTAACGTCTCCACACACGCTCGACTACACACTCATGTCCGACTTTTTTCTCACCTACCGCATGTTTATGGACGCGACggagctgctggggcttcttctggggCGGCTGGAGTGGGCCATTGGGGTACAGAACGAGGTGAACAAGGCGTTACGACAGAGCCAGAACGCGCGCAACAGTGAGAAGGGGAGAGACGTATGCGTCCGAACGTTTGTGGTGCTGCGGCATTGGGTGCTCAACTTCTTTGCAGACGACTTTGTGCCCAGCCACACGATCCGATCCATGTTTGCAGACACTCTCAACCGGCTGAACGACTCTAGCATGGTCCAACAGGACGCCAATTCACAACGCATTGTTTTCCAGCTCAAGAGCATCTGGACAAAATCAGTCAGCATGTACTGGAACGTGCCGCAGGATCTGGCCACCATATACAGCGGAGGGCTTGTAGGAGAGAAGCTAGTGGTCGAGAACAAGAACGCCAACCAAAGACTATCACTTAAACAACCACATGTCAGACGGAAGACCATCCTGTCTCTGTACCAGGACATTCCAGTTTACAATCCCGAGACGGCGGAAGGAGCCAGCAACTCCGGGAATGAGTCGATACCTTCCATTTGGACCAATTCTAGTATCGACGGAATTGCAGACGACGACCACCCCCTGAAACGAGGACACTCTACGATCAATGGACACATCATTCGAGGAGGAATTGCGGCTCCCAGGAATGCAGGACTCACACTAATTCAACCACCGACGCCAATTAAGTCGTTCAAGACCGCAGAGGGATCGCTGGTATCGTCACCAgaggtcaaggacattttgcagaagaaggatgcCAGATCACGCAGCACACGTCAGAGTCTCAACATGAAACTGGTGCGGTTTGCCACGAGACTCATAGGCGAAcatgagatggaggagctcagCAGAGAACACGTGTCTCCCCGAGTCACAGAAAGTATTTCTCTGGACCTGAGATACGATGTGCTGGGACAGAGAGTGTTGCAGGAGCTGCGCCATCTGGTTGAGAgcaaggagaagcagctgaACAACAAGGCCCAGAACGACGAGGTTTTCGAGGGCTTCACGTTTGCCAACGAGGGTAACAATGGGAGCCAAACAAACGAAGTAGACGGTCTCGACGGTCAGGCGGGCCAGGAGGATAATTCAGCCGGAAGAGAGAGCAGCAAGTCGTACGTTTCATACACTTCATCATTGGACTTTGATTTCAACCTGGTATCCACACCCCAGAAGTCTCCTACTCGGCTTAAGAAGCAGCAACGATACTCGAATCTCAACTTCAACAGTCCCACCAAACAGCCCCGAAGTCCCACCAAGGAGAACAGAGGCAAGCTCACGCCCTCGTTCATCGAGGCCATCAACTACTCGGTGCGCAATTCCGATGTTGGAAACGTGACAGAGTCGTGTGGCATGTTTGGAGTTGATGCGGAGGCTGTGGCTGGACTAGCTCAGATTCCTGACGACACAACCGAAGAAGACGCCATTGTGGCTGCTCTACAAAAGTTGGAGGGTACCTATGTGAAGGGcgagaagaaaaaacagCGAacgaaagaaggagacgTGGCTCAACAAATGCAGGATGAAGGTATTGAAGACGAAAGCAGGGATGAAAATGACTTGCAGAACTCCATCATTGGCCTGTATGACGATGATGAATCGCTTGATCCGTCCATGGTACAAAATGTGTCTGATCTGGACATTCCTGCTGGATTCAAGCCCAGTAAGAGCCTTGGACGAAGACCCAGTCCCAATCTCAATGTTGATGTCTCTGGTGGACCCTCTGACTCATATCTTCCCGATGCCATCGAGTTTGGAGCTTCATCCATTCCTGATCTCTTTTCCAACGGTCGTCACTTGCCCTTCATTCTAAACTACGATGCTGAGACTCTAGCTCAGCATATGACCCTGATTGAGCGTGATTCCCTTGCTGAGGTGGACTGGAAGGAGCTGATTGAGGCTCGATGgaacaagaagctcgagcCTGTTCAGTCGTGGACCTCGTACCTTGTTGCCAAAACCAACATTGGAGTTGATATGGTCATTACACGGTTCAACCTCGTGGTCAACTGGGTCATCTCCGAGATTCTGCTTACAAAGCGACTGGCTGAGCGGATCTGTGTTGTGTCCCGGTTCATCCACATTGCCTTTCTGTGTCGAGAAATGCAGAACTTTGCCACTCTCATGCAGATTGTGCTTGCCCTGTCTTCTAGTCACGTGTCTCGTCTCAAGGAGACCTGGCAACACATTTTGCCTcaggacaagaagattcTGGCCGAGCTGGAACAAATTGTGGTTCCCCTGAAGAATTTCCACAATCTCCGGCAAGAGTTTGTGTCCATTGACCCCGAGAAGGGCTGTATTCCATTTGTTGGTCTATCTCTCTCCGATTTGACGTTCAACAATGAGCGTCTCAAGTTGAGCGAGAATGGAGACGTCAACTTTGAGCAGTACAAGACGTCTGCTTCCATCGTCAAGTCCTTGATCCAGTGCATCGAGTGGTCCAAGAACTACCGGTTCCAGTCTGACGTGGACATTGTAGCCAAGTGTCTTTACTTGCAATGTCTGACCAGTGCGGAGATGGACCAGTGTTTTGAGTATCTTGTGGATCCCTAG